The DNA region TTAGCTTCTTAAATTCTTAGCAATTTTCTACTTTACTATGCTACCAAAAAGAAATAACGAATCATGATTCCCTTTAAAGCAATGATTACTTGCCATTCGTTGTGCGACAAACAGTACAAAAGACATCTTGAAATTGATGTCAATGCATAAAGCATTTAGTATATGTCAACCAAAATatgtgccaaaaaaaaaaaactcaaacaaGACTAAATTAAAATTGTAGAAGGTAGCAGAAAAGTGACTGAGGAACCTCAACCTCTGTTTTGTGATGGGTGAACATAAGCCATGAAATTTGTTCCAAATAATAAAAGAACTATATGTAATGAAAACTGATCAGATATGAAAAAAAGTATACGCAGTGCAATCAGTTTAGATATTAATTCTGTGAATGAAATTTATAACACACTTCAAAATCAAACCATAGTTTGATTAAAAACAGAACACAAGTAAGAGATGAAATTATGAATTATCTAGATCATAACTATGAAGAGTGAGTTTCAGAAAATCATAAGAATCAGGTTTTTTTTGCTTGCTAACAAACAAGAGAGTTTCTGAAATTTACTTTGAACGATTGGAGAAGGAACCTCCTTATGAGGTTCCTCTTGGGTGACAGCTTCTGGTTTCTCTGATTCCTTTTCTTCTACTTGGGGTTCCTGTTCAGAAACAGAGTCCACGAACTCTGTCTGTGATTCGACTTTGTTCAAGTTGGAATCTTCTTCTCCCATGGCTACAAACACAGTGCAAGCAACAACCAACAAACTTGGGTGGCAATTGGGTTCTGATTCTGGTTCTGGCAGGTATTGATGAATTGAATAGGATTGTTTAGTGTTAAGCTTTGAATATATAGCAAACCAGAAAGCAACGATAGTATCAAGTTTCCCTTGTTGGAAGAATTTGGAAATaacaaggtggtggtggtggtgacagggTGTCCTTGAGGAACAACGTTGGGTAAGTGGCGAAGTTTCACGTTAGACTAGAACAATATGTGCGGATATTCACGTCACGCCTTGTTATGTTTATAGTACCTATGGTATGTATGAATCTGCTTATTGAATAAGGAAGAATGACACAAAAGGAAAGAAACTGATTTctaaacattaattattattacaTTGATTTGTTTTCACTACAGCTAAAGCACAGCATTTTTTGTTAGTTTTCCTTCACATCTCATTTTGTGCTCTTCCTTTTATTTGACTgctaatattttaaatttcatttatttcatttgtttttttacTTTTGTCCCGAGTAAAGATGTTTGAAACCTTGTGGAAGTTTAGTTTCTATTGATAAATGATTTTCACAATGTTCGAACTTGTGAACTAATCTTTACCGAGCTCTAACTTGTCAACCACTGAACAAACAAATCAACACATCCATTCCATCACCATGTCTAATTTTACAATTCGACTAATGACATTTGAACATGTTACTTAAAAACATGAGTTGATTGGCTACATGAGTATTTTTGGTATATTTAAATTACATGACAATATTTTATTGATGAGACAGGAAAACATAAGTTGAGGAGagaatattaaaaaaagaaacatcggtttcttgttttattttagttattcACTGTAATTCATTTGAATTAACCCTTTTAATGTTATTTACTCTAGATCAAGTGGTTAGAAAAAGCAATTTTTATTAttggaaaaacaaaaattaacatctgataaaaaattatttgtgtAATTGTACTTTAACATTCTCTTTATACATTTTCTTCCCCTATACTTATTAGattaataaatagaaaatggtgagaaaaaaatataGGGTAAGCGTAAGAGTAATGCGTGGGAGTAAATGCTCTTAAATGAGTTTCGACAGTACTATACTACTATTGTTGATACTGATACTTGCCTAATAAGGGTGCGCTAGACTCAATATCTTAGAAGAGTTAATCATTAACTTCTGCttcctccggtcctatttattagaccatccacaatggttaaacaaaaaatgttttgtttaacccttttctaccccactttttctcttcccaacactccacatcatcttctctctccaattcaacaaactttcaacaattacccactccaatggttttgtttaactctcaacaccctaccccaccactcaccactcaccctaccccaccacttttttatttcacatttttatttagttttatatttttgtttttataattacataaaattacaattatcgatttaaattaaattaaaacaataaacacttaacgattttattttttttaaatatagactttttttttaaaatatagactataattttttttttcttaacttaaaacgcaagacaacaaactaagcatacaagaatttattttattttcttaaaataaaatgcaagacaacaaactaagcacacaatatcttaaaatgcaagacaaggaaaaactaagcacacaacacacaaataacgtaaatagtacgatacaaatcatcttcaatcctgagacattccaaactttgcccagatgtgcttcactagatctgcttgcagttcatgatgaacatttgaatcacgcaactcggatctagcacgcacatgatttgcaaaagcgggtaaaacctcggtcgagtatggttgctgtgtactagatccaccttccccagattgctcaaaatcggtccaacgttgagcatatgtatctcgttcatcctcgacaatcatattatgtaatatgatgcatgacctcataatgatactcaagtcatctatgtcccacaagcgagctggttcacggatgatttgaaaacgagcttgaagaactccaaatgcacgttcgatgtccttccgacatccctcctgaacttttgcaaataacttatcgggttcactttgaggaagtctaatcgttttgatgaaagttggataagaaggatagataccatcggctagatagtatgccatattatagggacgttgattcacaacgaaattcacagctggagtctttccctgttccacgtcatcaaacactggtgaccgatctagaacgtttatgtcgttcaacgttccaggacatccaaaaaaggcatgccagatccataggtcataagttgcaactgcttcaagaataactgttgtggttcccttatcccctctagtaaattgaccttcccatgctttaggacaatttttccactcccagtgcatgcagtcaatactcccgatcatgcctgggaacccccgcatgtCATTAGCATGTAATATCCTTTGCAGGTcttcttgggttggtgctctcaggtactgttgctcatacaatcgtatgattcctttacagaatctacgtaaa from Lotus japonicus ecotype B-129 chromosome 2, LjGifu_v1.2 includes:
- the LOC130737307 gene encoding uncharacterized protein LOC130737307, whose amino-acid sequence is MGVIGLRIESNWFDLHEGNCQIEEAYVLNRFRERRRKIREDAAPRSRKYLGRDHTAANQMLIGDYFANEPTYDDAMFRRRYRMQKHLFLRIVDDLSSSDNYFTQRVDAANKQGISPLAKCTTAMRMLAYGVAADAVDEYIKIGGTTALECLRRFCKGIIRLYEQQYLRAPTQEDLQRILHANDMRGFPGMIGSIDCMHWEWKNCPKAWEGQFTRGDKGTTTVILEAVATYDLWIWHAFFGCPGTLNDINVLDRSPVFDDVEQGKTPAVNFVVNQRPYNMAYYLADGIYPSYPTFIKTIRLPQSEPDKLFAKVQEGCRKDIERAFGVLQARFQIIREPARLWDIDDLSIIMRSCIILHNMIVEDERDTYAQRWTDFEQSGEGGSSTQQPYSTEVLPAFANHVRARSELRDSNVHHELQADLVKHIWAKFGMSQD